One window of Nocardia nova SH22a genomic DNA carries:
- a CDS encoding alpha/beta fold hydrolase produces the protein MAIREVVSADGTNIVYRVEGPEQGRPLVLLHGWAASLRCWGTAADLLARRFRVIAVDLRGHGYSGAPETGYDDPANWAADVAAVLAGEDITADAVLLGWSYGGIVLSDYLTVHGTGALAGVVYCGSQSGVGRGIEGSEPGPAMQKAIPDVFEESPGRAMRGFAAFGNANTGSRRDRGEEAQRLFGGSLATPPRVRKALFYRTSDNTGTLKSLDIPVFVIHGTADPVVPVENGRYVAENTPDARTSFWEDSQHAVFIEDPERFAEELSGFIDSLG, from the coding sequence ATGGCGATTCGGGAAGTGGTCAGTGCGGACGGAACCAACATCGTGTACCGGGTCGAGGGACCCGAACAGGGACGTCCGCTGGTGTTGTTGCACGGCTGGGCGGCCTCGCTGCGGTGCTGGGGGACGGCCGCGGATCTGCTGGCCCGGCGCTTCCGGGTGATCGCCGTGGATCTGCGCGGGCACGGCTACTCCGGTGCGCCCGAGACCGGCTACGACGATCCCGCGAACTGGGCCGCCGACGTGGCCGCGGTGCTCGCCGGTGAGGACATCACCGCGGACGCGGTGCTGCTGGGCTGGTCCTACGGCGGCATCGTGCTCAGCGATTATCTGACGGTGCACGGCACCGGCGCGCTGGCCGGGGTGGTGTACTGCGGTTCGCAATCCGGTGTCGGTCGCGGCATCGAGGGCTCGGAGCCCGGCCCCGCCATGCAGAAGGCGATCCCCGATGTCTTCGAGGAGAGTCCCGGTCGCGCCATGCGCGGTTTCGCCGCCTTCGGAAACGCCAACACCGGCTCCCGCCGCGACCGGGGCGAGGAGGCACAGCGGCTGTTCGGCGGTAGCCTCGCCACTCCGCCGCGGGTGCGCAAGGCGCTGTTCTACCGGACGAGCGACAACACCGGGACTTTGAAGTCGCTGGATATTCCTGTTTTCGTCATCCACGGCACTGCCGATCCGGTGGTTCCGGTGGAGAACGGGCGATACGTTGCCGAGAACACTCCCGATGCCCGCACGTCGTTCTGGGAAGACTCCCAGCACGCGGTGTTCATCGAGGACCCGGAGCGGTTTGCCGA
- a CDS encoding SDR family NAD(P)-dependent oxidoreductase: MSTRYAVVTGASSGIGEATARELAKQGYHVYVGARRMDRLRRLADEIGGTAIELDVTDEESVRRFTDAVERADVLVNNAGGAKGLAPVAEADLDDWRWMWETNVLGTLRVTKALLPKLIDSGDGLIVTVTSVAAFTAYDNGSGYTSAKHAQAVLHRTLRGELLCKPVRLTEIAPGAVETEFSLVRFEGDAERAAKVYEGIDPLLATDIAEIIGFVASRPPHVNLDTIVVKPRDQADAGRFARRS; this comes from the coding sequence ATGAGCACTCGCTACGCGGTCGTCACCGGAGCAAGTTCGGGCATCGGCGAAGCCACCGCCCGTGAACTCGCGAAACAGGGCTATCACGTGTACGTGGGCGCGCGCCGGATGGATCGGCTGCGGCGGCTGGCCGACGAGATCGGCGGTACCGCAATCGAATTGGATGTCACCGACGAGGAATCGGTGCGGCGGTTCACCGATGCCGTGGAGCGGGCCGATGTGCTGGTCAACAACGCGGGCGGGGCGAAGGGCCTGGCCCCGGTCGCCGAGGCCGACCTGGACGACTGGCGCTGGATGTGGGAGACCAACGTCCTGGGCACCCTGCGCGTGACCAAGGCCCTGCTGCCGAAACTGATCGACTCCGGCGACGGCCTCATCGTCACCGTCACCTCGGTGGCCGCCTTCACCGCCTACGACAACGGCTCCGGTTACACCTCGGCCAAACACGCCCAGGCGGTCCTGCACCGCACCCTGCGCGGGGAACTGCTGTGCAAGCCGGTGCGGCTCACCGAGATCGCCCCGGGCGCGGTCGAGACCGAATTCTCCCTGGTCCGCTTCGAGGGCGACGCCGAACGCGCCGCCAAGGTCTACGAGGGGATCGACCCGCTGCTGGCCACCGACATCGCCGAAATCATCGGCTTCGTCGCGAGCCGCCCCCCGCACGTCAACCTCGACACCATCGTGGTCAAGCCCCGCGACCAGGCGGACGCGGGCCGTTTCGCCCGCCGCAGCTGA
- a CDS encoding L,D-transpeptidase, which translates to MSRIPGLSGRTGRRAVLLGAGQLAVAAVVAGCSSGGSGGSGEAKEKGPVAKVTFEPAGGTKDVSPVAPVSVRVASGRIGQVALTNPEGKQVKGTLSPDGTSYKIDEPLGYGVEYTWSGTATGTDGKPVQIDGKITTLAPEHVVSATVNIGDGQEVGIAAPIILQFKKHVENKEAVEKALTVTTTPATEGGWGWLPDENGGSRAHWRPREYWAPGTAVNFSAKLYGLELGAGDYGNSDLSSQFTIGRSQIVKGYAPSHRVQVVRDGSTVFDFACSYGEGNESRNVTRSGIHVVTEKYEDFMMSNPPFYTNVRERWAVRISNNGEFIHANPESAGAQGNTNVTNGCINLSTSDAQAYFPTALYGDPVEVTGTSIALSAADGDLYDWTIDWDTWKTLSAIKGEPAPVVSATPVTPAPAGGGS; encoded by the coding sequence ATGTCTCGAATTCCCGGACTTTCCGGACGTACCGGCCGTCGTGCCGTGCTGCTCGGAGCCGGCCAGCTCGCGGTCGCCGCGGTGGTGGCCGGATGTTCGAGCGGTGGCAGCGGCGGTTCGGGCGAAGCCAAGGAAAAGGGCCCGGTGGCGAAGGTGACCTTCGAACCGGCCGGTGGAACCAAGGACGTCAGCCCGGTCGCGCCGGTATCGGTGCGGGTGGCCTCCGGCCGGATCGGCCAGGTGGCGCTGACCAATCCCGAGGGGAAGCAGGTCAAGGGCACCCTGTCGCCGGACGGAACCAGTTACAAGATCGACGAGCCGCTCGGTTACGGCGTCGAGTACACCTGGTCGGGCACCGCGACCGGTACCGACGGCAAACCCGTCCAGATCGACGGCAAGATCACCACCTTGGCGCCCGAGCACGTGGTCTCGGCCACGGTGAACATCGGCGACGGCCAGGAGGTCGGCATCGCGGCGCCGATCATCCTGCAGTTCAAGAAGCATGTCGAGAACAAAGAGGCCGTGGAGAAGGCGCTCACCGTCACCACCACGCCCGCGACCGAGGGCGGCTGGGGCTGGCTGCCGGACGAGAACGGCGGTTCCCGCGCCCACTGGCGCCCGCGTGAGTACTGGGCGCCCGGCACCGCGGTGAACTTCAGCGCCAAGCTGTACGGCCTCGAGCTGGGCGCCGGGGACTACGGCAATTCCGATCTGTCCTCGCAGTTCACCATCGGCCGCAGCCAGATCGTCAAGGGCTATGCCCCCAGCCATCGCGTCCAGGTGGTTCGCGACGGTTCGACCGTGTTCGATTTCGCGTGCAGTTACGGCGAGGGCAACGAGTCCCGCAATGTGACCCGCTCGGGCATCCACGTGGTGACCGAGAAGTACGAGGACTTCATGATGTCGAATCCGCCGTTCTACACCAATGTCCGTGAGCGCTGGGCCGTCCGCATCTCCAACAACGGCGAATTCATCCACGCGAACCCGGAATCGGCCGGCGCACAGGGAAATACCAACGTCACCAACGGCTGCATCAACCTGAGCACCAGCGACGCCCAGGCCTATTTCCCGACCGCGCTGTACGGCGACCCGGTCGAGGTGACCGGCACCTCGATCGCCCTGTCGGCCGCCGACGGCGACCTCTACGACTGGACCATCGACTGGGACACCTGGAAAACCCTGTCGGCGATCAAGGGCGAACCCGCCCCGGTGGTTTCGGCGACTCCGGTGACACCCGCACCGGCCGGTGGTGGAAGTTAG
- a CDS encoding UDP-N-acetylmuramate dehydrogenase, with amino-acid sequence MVAFDDVRELLSATGARVRESVPLAELTTLRVGGPATVAECATTEALVATVRTLDAADVPVLLIAGGSNLLIADRGFEGVVVRIATSAVELGSDRVRAEAGADWDGVVAAAVAAGLGGLECLSGIPGSAGATPVQNVGAYGVEVAQLLRRVRLLDRTSGEIRWAAPEELGFGYRTSVLKHSDRAVVLDVEFAVNPDGVSAPLRYGELARGFDAAEGETRPAAAVREAVLRLRAGKGMVLDAADHDTWSAGSFFTNPVVGHDRAPRVLAAIRADVGDITVPTYPAEDGVKFSAGWLIEHAGFAKGFPGPEYPVRLSTKHTLALTNRGSATAADLVELARTVRDGVDRRFGIRLEPEPVTVGLHL; translated from the coding sequence GTGGTGGCATTCGACGACGTGCGTGAGTTGCTGAGCGCGACCGGTGCGCGGGTGCGCGAATCCGTGCCGTTGGCGGAGCTGACCACCCTGCGGGTCGGCGGTCCGGCGACGGTCGCCGAATGCGCCACCACCGAGGCGCTGGTCGCCACCGTCCGCACGCTCGACGCCGCGGATGTTCCGGTGCTGCTGATCGCGGGCGGATCCAATCTGCTCATCGCCGATCGCGGCTTCGAGGGTGTGGTCGTGCGGATCGCCACCTCCGCGGTGGAACTCGGGAGCGACCGGGTGCGCGCCGAGGCGGGGGCCGACTGGGACGGTGTGGTCGCCGCCGCGGTCGCGGCCGGACTGGGCGGACTCGAATGCCTGTCCGGGATCCCAGGGTCGGCCGGTGCGACGCCGGTGCAGAATGTCGGCGCCTACGGCGTCGAGGTCGCGCAACTGCTGCGCCGGGTGCGGCTGCTGGACCGCACCAGCGGTGAGATCCGCTGGGCCGCACCGGAAGAGCTGGGATTCGGCTATCGCACGTCGGTTCTCAAACATTCCGATCGCGCGGTGGTGCTGGATGTCGAGTTCGCGGTGAATCCGGACGGCGTCAGCGCCCCGCTGCGCTACGGCGAGCTGGCGCGCGGATTCGACGCCGCCGAGGGGGAGACCCGTCCGGCGGCCGCGGTCCGCGAGGCGGTCCTGCGCCTGCGCGCCGGGAAGGGCATGGTGCTGGACGCCGCCGATCACGACACCTGGAGCGCGGGGTCGTTCTTCACCAATCCGGTCGTCGGCCACGATCGGGCGCCGCGAGTGCTGGCGGCGATCCGGGCCGATGTGGGGGATATCACTGTCCCGACTTATCCGGCGGAGGACGGCGTCAAGTTCTCCGCGGGCTGGTTGATCGAGCACGCGGGGTTCGCCAAGGGATTTCCCGGTCCGGAGTACCCGGTCCGGTTGTCCACGAAACATACGCTGGCCCTGACCAACAGGGGTTCGGCGACCGCGGCGGATCTGGTCGAGCTGGCCCGCACCGTCCGGGACGGAGTGGACCGGCGCTTCGGAATCCGGCTGGAACCCGAACCGGTGACGGTGGGGCTGCACCTCTGA
- a CDS encoding DUF2505 domain-containing protein yields the protein MATPLAYTAHYAHPADAVRAALADEQYWKARIDEVGGPGARLVSFAADGDRLRAEMVQTIPASELPAAITSVRPGDLIIPRTETYEGLSGVFEAHVQDAPAKVRGTVTMTGDATSSQAVVDGSVEVSVPLFGRKIEAVVAEKLLELLAAETEFTNEWIAKH from the coding sequence ATGGCAACACCCCTGGCGTACACAGCTCACTACGCGCACCCGGCCGACGCGGTGCGCGCTGCGCTCGCCGACGAGCAGTACTGGAAGGCGCGCATCGACGAGGTCGGCGGGCCCGGCGCCCGGCTCGTCTCCTTCGCCGCCGACGGTGACCGGCTGCGCGCGGAGATGGTGCAGACCATTCCCGCCTCCGAACTGCCCGCCGCGATCACCTCGGTGCGCCCGGGCGATCTGATCATTCCGCGCACCGAGACCTACGAGGGACTGTCGGGCGTCTTCGAGGCCCACGTCCAGGATGCCCCCGCGAAGGTCCGCGGCACCGTGACCATGACCGGCGACGCCACGAGTTCACAGGCCGTCGTCGACGGTTCGGTGGAGGTCTCGGTTCCCTTGTTCGGCAGGAAGATCGAGGCCGTGGTGGCCGAGAAGCTGCTCGAGCTGCTGGCCGCGGAGACCGAATTCACCAACGAATGGATCGCCAAGCACTGA
- a CDS encoding DUF2505 domain-containing protein: MARRLDYSARYPLHTTKEVYNALSSREYWDARMEEMRKHSPNEVVSLEAGGNGIELEVRHILPRDMLPEIAQTVMRKDLVITRKESYGPYGPEVEGEFSASVPAGPGTLTGTIRLFATDTGCTLRTSPVAKVFIPMLGPKLEQMMLVNLVDLFRAEAEFTQQWLDEQHPAA; this comes from the coding sequence ATGGCCCGCCGACTCGACTACTCAGCTCGCTATCCGCTGCACACCACGAAAGAGGTGTACAACGCGCTGTCCAGCCGCGAATACTGGGACGCGCGGATGGAGGAGATGCGCAAGCACTCCCCGAACGAGGTGGTCAGCCTGGAGGCGGGCGGCAACGGCATCGAACTCGAGGTCCGGCACATCCTGCCGCGCGACATGCTGCCCGAGATCGCGCAGACGGTGATGCGCAAGGATCTGGTGATCACCCGCAAGGAGAGCTACGGGCCGTACGGCCCCGAGGTCGAGGGTGAATTCAGCGCCTCGGTTCCGGCCGGGCCCGGCACCCTCACCGGAACCATCCGGTTGTTCGCCACCGATACCGGCTGCACACTGCGGACCTCGCCGGTGGCGAAGGTGTTCATCCCGATGCTCGGTCCCAAACTCGAGCAGATGATGCTGGTCAACCTCGTCGACCTGTTCCGCGCCGAGGCGGAATTCACCCAGCAGTGGCTGGACGAGCAGCATCCGGCGGCCTGA